gaagaataaacagtaggtgggtcccacttatttgattaaaaaaacgTTAAtagggaagatgatggaattataagagttttatttattaaattgttAAAggggtaaaatcgacattttaattttgggtgCTAACCCTGCTTAACGTCAGGAGGAAGtttgccattttgaccaaatTTGGTAAGTTTATGACGTATTGGATACTTccagggggtgtccgtgaaattttcccaaaaaacaatGATTATTAGATTTCCTCACCGACCAGATTGGGTTCTCGAAACAAAATCATTTTTGTAGGAGTCCGATTAATCCCCAGATTAGTTGCTTTAGATTCCTCTTGACCTAAATAGGTGGTTTTGACGTGGTTTTGACATTCATCTTACCCAAGTATCGAAAAATTTTGTCAGCTACCATCGAAACAAAATCTTTTTCTATTCaaacacaaaatccaaaatctttttcTATTCAAACACAAAATCCAGGTCCCAAATGGAAAGCCTTGCAACGCCACAGAATTTTTCCTCTTCcagattttttagaaaataactaCATGAGATGTGAAACAATGTGCCTGATCTCTTTTTGTCAAGTCAGGCCACCTTCCCCAACAAAGAACCCAATCTACCAACCCCAAGTGGGATGGACGGAACACCTCAAAATTTTACAAGAGAAAAACTACATTTGGTGAGCCAAAAAACATGTAAAGAGGGTATGAACAACCGTCTCGATCATTACTGATACAAACAATTTCTCATTATTCAATCCTGTGAGGACATGTGAAAAGAAGGAATCAAGAAATGAATGATAAACAGAAGAAAGGGGTAAAAGGTCTACTACAACAAAGGTTAGGTAAGCCCAAGAGTAGGGAATCAAGATTCTGGAAGGGGCATTCTTGAAAATGCACTATGAAAATTGGAATAAGGGAgaaggctataaataggaggaaaGGGGACAGTAAAAAggtgttagaaaaggaaacccaatgggggaatattggatattccacccaatattggattcctctagcaatgtaGATCTTTCTTCAttgagaaagattggatgggtagataattgagtcataATCggaaactcaatatatcacacccatgtgACATAGCTTTTGGGGATTATGTGAGatacaaatatatattatttgtggATTGCAAAATCATACATAGAGatacacaagaacccaaaacgttggagctctctctccctctccaaaattcgttttctccctctctcttctttggtgtttgataATAGAAGAAACACAAGGTGGTGTGTTCCTTGGTGGTGTGGAGGAGATATACATTTTGACCGTGTGGAgaacgcaaagcttgcgtggtgcgtggaacgatcgagaaagggctatcatcgattggaggtcttgcatctatgagacttaggtaataatcgatcgcTGTTTCGTTCtattttgaatgacttctccatcgatattgtgatcTTGTTTACGCTTTCGCATGGATTGCACTTGCGATGCCTACAAAAGGGTACTGGAATGAAAAATTCTCCCGCCCCTCCAAAGGATTCAgatctattttctctctcctactcacTCTCACACCTCCATGAATGTCTGgatcttgtttctcttcattCACCTTTGTATATTCCAATTCTGATTTGAACGAATTAATTTGATTGAGATCTCTAGATCCTCGATCCTTGAATTGAAGTGTTGTCAAAGGATTCCTGCAATTTACTTTGTATAACATTTTTGgggccgtctgtgggaacgaagTTCGATCTTCGAAGATCCACAATGACAAATACTCAAAATCAATCAAAGACTGCAAAGGTGACCAACGCAGCTATCACAACGACAATCACACAAGATCCGCCAATCGAGAGAGTTTGTGAGGAACGAGAGGATGATGTAATTTCGGAGGAGAACAATTCAGAGAAAGGAAACTCACAGAGAAGGACCACCGGAGATCCACCATGTTATGTTACGGTGGAACAGTTCGAGGCGATGCAAGTAAGATGGAAAGATCagatggaagaaatgatgaaTTTGCAACGCACAATCTTACAAGGTATCCCTCAAAAGATGCCTCAACCGGAGTAGGAACGAGAAAGGATCGAGTCTCTGGAACACAAGGAGAATCACAGTAATGCTAACTATGTATGCCAAAGAGCAAAAGACATACAAGATGGTAACAAGAAACTTGGATTGCAGATGACGAAGGGAGAGCAGGCTCTGAATGAGAGGGTAATAGAGCTGCAGGAATAAATGCAAGAAATTTTGAAGAAAGGTTCTAGATCGGGTCAGGAAATACAGTTCACGGTAGATCTGGCCTTTGTACACGAGATCAGATTGGAGTGATTACCGAAATGTTTCAAAATGCCTCCAATAGAGTAGTATGACGGGACGGCAGATCCAGAACGTCACCTGGAGACTTTCAAATCTCTAATGTATTTGCAAGGAGCCTCTGACACGATCATGTGCAGAGCGTTTCCATCAACATTGAAAGGATCAGCGAGGCAATGGTTCTCGCACCTTAAGCCACGATTCCTATCTAGTTTTGTAGATCTAGGAAGAGCTTTCTTGACCAACTTTATGAGCAGCAAGATCCATAAAAAGACTACGATGAACCTGTTTGCCATCAGACAACAAACTGGAGTTTCAATCAGGGAATTCCTCAACAGATTCAACAAAGAGGCTTTGGAAGTGCTAGATCTGGATCCAATGGTGAAGTTCCAAGCTCTCACCAGTGGAATCAGAGATAGGAAGCTGAAAGAGTTTGATCATGGAAGAATTGGTAGACATGTATGATCTCTATTCATGTTATGAGAAACACATCAACTTGGCACAGGTTCTCACTGCAGAGCAAGAAAAAGAGTCAAGAAACAAGAGGAAAGGTCAAGAAAGAAAGGAGTAGCCAGTTAGCGAAAACAAATGAATGGAGAACAGAGAgcagagagaggggaagaggaaaagagatgaTCGAGCATGGGTTCTGACGAGCGATGTGAAGCTAGAACCAGCATACACACCACTTAAGATGGTGAAGCCCGCCAACGAACACAATAAAAACAAGTATTACAGGTTTCATCAAGATTATGGACACAATACTGAAGAGTGTAGACAGTTGAAAGATGAGATAGAAACTTTGATCCAAAGAGGTCGATTGAACAAATTTGTAAAGAGAGTGGGAGGAAGCAACAAGCAAGAGAGCCGAGAGCAAAAGGTGGAAGGCAAAGTAAAATTATCTATCCGGGGAGAAGAGAGTCTGGGCATCCGAACACGACATTTAGAGAATCAACCACTTAGGGAGATTGCAACCATCTTTGGAGGCCCCAGGTTAAGAGGAGAATCCTCAAACTCAAGGAAAAATCATGTATGGACTGTATGTTTGATAGAAGCAGCGAGCAAGATAAGAAAGGCCGAGCATCAGATAACTTTTTCAGATGAGAATCTGGCGGACATACAGTCGCCGCATGATGATGCATTAGTGGTAAAGATGATCGTCGCTAATTGCTCGGTGGCTCGTATCTTGGTGGACAATGGGAGTTCAGTAAACATCCTGTATTTTGATGCATTCTTGAAGATGCAATTAACTTTGGAGATGCTAAAAAGGATAGATTCACCcctatatggattcaatggAGCTCCTATGCAAGTAGAAGGGTCCATTGAACTTCTGGTCACAGTGGGAACGGAGCCCCAACTATCCACAGTCATGAAGAATTTTCTGGTGGTAAATGTTAACTCTACTTACAATGAAATCCTCGGTAGACCAGGTTTGAATGCCTTGCAGGCCATAGTCTCCACCCCACATCTCGTGATGAAATTTCCAATGGAGAATGGTGTAGGAGAATGTAGGGGAAGCCAGAAGGCGTCACGTAAATGCTACGAAACATGCCTGAGAGTTAAGGGGAAAGAGCCATAGATGTTCAATGTTACATTGGAGGATGCTCGGGAGATTACCGACCAAGAAAAGTCGAAGCCTGTGAAAGAGTTGGTTTCGATTGAGATTCATGAAGGTGATCCGAGCAAGACCGTGTAGATAGGAGCAGGATTATCTGGCAAGCCAAAGGAGAGAATGGTGAGTTTCTTGAGGGAAAATGCAGACATGTTTGCGTGGTCGGCCACGGATATGCCTGGGATAAACAGGGGCCTGGCAGAACATAAGCTGAATGTCTACCCCAATGCCAAGCCGGTACTGCAGAAGAGGAGGACTTTCGCTCCGGAGCGACAAATGAAGATGGTAGAAGGAGTAGACAAATTACTGGAGGCAGGTTTCATTGAGGAAGCAATATACCCAGAATGGCTTTTCAACATTGTAATGGTGCCCAAACCTAATGGTAAGTGGCGCATATGTATCGATTTTACGGATctgaataaagcatgccctaaagactaTTATCCTTTTGCCTCGCATTGATCTGTTGATAGACGCCACAACAGGCCATGAAATGCTAAGTTTTATGGATGCTTATTCAGGATATAATCAGATTAAAATGTATAAGTCAGATATCTTGAAAACATCCTTTATGGATGGAAGAGATAACTACTGTTATAAGAGAATGccatttgggttgaaaaatgctggagCCACGTATCAACGTCTCGTGAACCATATCTTTTGAGAACAAATTGGTCGTAACATAgaagtttatgtggatgatatgctgGAAAAGAGCATCAAGGTATCTGATCATGTTTCTGATCTCCAAGAAGCCTTTcacattttgagaaaaactAAAATGATGCTCAATCCTGTGAAATGTGCTTTTGGGGTGACAGCTGGAAAATTCCTGGGCTTTATGGTCTCAATGAGGGGCATAGAGGCAAATCCGAGACCAAGATAAAAGCCAGACTGGGTATTCCGCCACCAGGGAGAATAAAAGAGGTACAAGAGTTAACAGGAAGAGTGGCAGCCTTGGGAAGGTTCATTTCAACATCTGATGATCGATGCTTGCCATTTTTCAAAGCCCTCAAGAACCAATCAAAGGAGAGGCAGACCAAAGGGGCCAAGTTATATTTTGAGTGGAcagaagagtgccaaaaggtaTTTACTGATCTGAAAAGGTATTTGACCAACCCACCCTTGCTAGCAAGGCTAGAACCGGGGGATGTACTTCAACTTTATTTAGCAATTACCACGATGGCGGTAAGTGCAGTCCTGATAAAAGGCGATGGCCGGATTTAGAGGCCAGTATACTATGTGAGAAAGGTACTGGTGGATGCGGAGACAAGGTATAGTAACATTGAGAAATATGCCTTTGCATTGATAATGGTGGCAAGGAAGCTGAGATCATATTTCCAGGCTTACACGATTGAGGTATTAACAAACCAGCCCTTGAAGAAGATTTTGGTGAAACCTAACCATTTGGGTCGGATGGTAGCGTGGTCAGTTGAACTTGGCAAATTCAATTTGCATTATAAGCCGCGCACAGTAATAAAAGCTCAGGCCTTGGCAGATTTTGTAGTGGAGTGTACACTGCCTGAAAAGGCCATACccccaaaaaatgaagaaaatcgAGCATCTGAGGAGCCATGGATGTTATTTGTTGACGAATCTTCAAAAAAAGCTGGGTGTGGAGCTAGGTTGATATTGTTCAGTCCAGGAGGTTTCATGATACAAAGTGCTCTAAGATTTGAATTTCAAACAACCAACAATGGAGCTGAATATGAGGCATTGATAGCAGAGTTAAATTTGGTGAAGAGTCTCATGGTAAAGAACCTTGTTATACATAGTGACTCACAGCTGATCGTCAATCAGGTAAACGGGGAATATGAAGCCAAAGAAGAGCACATGGCTAAATATTTAGAAAAGGTACATCAATTGATCATAGGGGTCACCTCTTTCCAGATACATCGAATTCCCCGAGCACAAAACACCACAGCAGACGAGTTGTCGCGTTTAGCTACATCAAATTTTCAAGACTTAAATCGGGCAGTCTACATAGACATTCTTCGAGAACCAAGcatagaagaaaatgaagatgtgATGCCCATTGATCACAAGCCTTGCTGGATGGATCCCATTATGTCATATTTGCTCCAAGAAACACTACCAAAAGATAAGGGGGAAGCCAGGAAGATCAGAATGAGAGCAGCACGATATACCATGATTGAAGGGGTGCTATATAAGAAGGCATACTCTATGCCCTATCTGAAATGTCTCTAACCATTAGAAGCTGACTATGTCCTCAGAGAGGTTCATACTGGAATTTGTGGGCGGCATTTAGGTGGCGGAGCATTGGCACACAAAATGATTAGGCAAGGATATTTTTTGCCACATTTGTGCGAAGAGGCAATGGATTTCATACACAAATGTATGAAGTGCCAAACCTTAGCTCCAATCACGTACCAACCAGCAACAGAACTAACAAGCATTTCAAGTCATTTACCATTTGTTCAATGGGGCATGAATATCCTGAGGCCATTACCAAAAGCGTCAAGAGGAAGGCAATTTGTAGTAGTGGCGGTGGATTACTCTACCAAATGGGTTGAGGCAGAGGCGTTGGCTACTACGATCACAACGGCGAATGTATGGAAGCTTTTCCTGCATTCAGTCATTTACAAATATGGGATACCGAGGAttctcatcacagataatgggaAGCAATTTGAACATAAGTACAAATAATTTAGTGATCAGTTTGAAATTCAGTTGCGTAAAACCTCGGTAGCACACCCACAGTCCAATGACCTCACAAAAGCCATAAACAAGATCTTGCTAGATGGAATCAAGAAGAAATTGGAAGCAGCAAAAGGATTATGGGTAGATGAATTATCAAATATACTTTGGGCCTGTCGGATGACTACTAAATTGTCAACAGGAGAAACGCCCTTTATGTTAGCATATGGGATGGAGGTAGTTATTCCGGTGGAGGTAGGGGAAACTTCCCTCAGAGTACGGCTGTATAACCCAGAAACCAACAATGAAGAATTAAGGGAAAATTTAGACCTGTTAGATGAAGTTAAGGAAACAGCACAAGTGAGAAATGCAGCTCACCAGCAGCGAACAACACGCCATTTCAATACTAGAGTAAAATTAAAGACATATCATCTTGAGGATCTTGTGCTAAGGAAAATGGAGGCATCTGACCCTAGAGCTATGGGAAAGTTgacaccaaattgggaaggaccgtaTAGAATCTCCTACCA
The sequence above is a segment of the Telopea speciosissima isolate NSW1024214 ecotype Mountain lineage chromosome 7, Tspe_v1, whole genome shotgun sequence genome. Coding sequences within it:
- the LOC122668593 gene encoding uncharacterized protein LOC122668593, translating into MENREQREGKRKRDDRAWVLTSDVKLEPAYTPLKMVKPANEHNKNKYYRFHQDYGHNTEECRQLKDEIETLIQRGRLNKFVKRVGGSNKQESREQKVEGKVKLSIRGEESLGIRTRHLENQPLREIATIFGGPRLRGESSNSRKNHVWTVCLIEAASKIRKAEHQITFSDENLADIQSPHDDALVVKMIVANCSVARILVDNGSSVNILYFDAFLKMQLTLEMLKRIDSPLYGFNGAPMQVEGSIELLVTVGTEPQLSTVMKNFLVVNVNSTYNEILGRPGLNALQAIVSTPHLVMKFPMENGVGECRGSQKASRKCYETCLRVKGKEP